GGTTGATCCGCCCGATTATCCCCTGGATGCCTGGCTCGATGCCATGAAGCATGACAAGAAGGTACAAAGAGGTGTTTTGCGATTGGTCCTGAACAAGGGGGTGGGTGATTGCCTGGTGCGGGAGATTGCCGATCCCGCTCCGCTGTTTGCCGATGCCCTGAAAGAGCTCAAACCATCAAGGTGAAACGATGACAAAAGAACAGGCAACGCAATTGCTGGGAACAATCGCGGGGTATCTGGAAATTCTCCGGAAGGATCCGCATTCCACGACCTTTGTGCCGTTAAGCGACGCCTACCGGAACCTTGGCATGCTCGACGAGGCCTTGGCCATAGCGCGCCAGGGCATCGAGGCGCTGCCTTTTTTCAGTCCCGGCTATGTGGTGCTTGGTCGTGCGCAGATGCAGTGCGGCGCGCTCGAGAGTGCCGCCTGTTCCTTTGAAAGAGCCCTTCAAATCGACCCGGGCAGTGTGACCGCCCTGAAAAACATGGCCAAGCTGTGTGTTTTTCGTGGCCAGCGGGCCCGGGCTCTTGAATTGTACGAACGTGCCGCGGAACTTGCTCCGGAGGATCCGGTGCTGGCCAATCTGAAGGCATCCTTGCAGCCGGCTGCCGAAATGGCCTGCCATGCCACCTGCGAGACTGACGCCGCTGAACCGGAGCAGCAGGAACCGGTGTTTGCCACGGCCACGGTAGCCGAACTCTGTCTTCGTCAGGGTCACCTGGAGAAGGCGCATGCCATCTATCAGAACTTGCATCAGGCCAACCCTGCCGATGAAGCCATTCGCGAGCGCCTTGCGCATGTCGCGTCCCTGCTGGGGGCCGAAGCCCTAGACACGGCCGCCGAATCGACCTCGCATTCCGCCGGGACCGAATCTTCAGCGTCGGACGACGATGCGCCGCACGCTGTTGTTGCCACATTGCAGAAATGGTTGTTGGCCATCAAGGCAAGGAGGGAGCATGTTCAGAAGCATTCTGCGGGACATTGTTGAGCAAGCCGGCGGCGCTATCGGTTCGGCCCTGATGGGGTACGACGGCATCGCTATCGATCAGTATGAAAAACCCTGTGAAGGGATCGATTTGCAACTGGTCGCCGTTGAATATGCGAATGTGCTCAAGGAAGTCAGGAAAACGGTGGAAATTCTCGAAACCGGGGAAATGGAAGAGGTGGTGATCCGCACCGGGCGTTTTACCGTGCTGATTCGCGCCCTCAATGACGATTATTTCGTGACACTGACCCTGAAGCGCGATGGCAATTTCGGCAAGGCCCGCTATCTGCTGGCCAGGGAATCGGCCCGTTTGCGCGAGGCATTGGCGTAACGACGCCGATGCCATGGTTGCAATACCGATCATTTTTCCTTTCGGGATCTGGCCTTGCGGCTCGATTCCCTGTCAGATTTCGCGGCACTGTGCAGGTGCTTCTCTTCGGTTTTTTCTTTTTTCCGTGATATATGACAATAACGGTCGGGCGGCCATGCCCTGACGGTGGTCGATTGTGCCGGTGGCAGGCGATGATTCCGAACGAGCGGAGAGATTGAGTGCAAAGCGACTTTGTGGTAAAAAACAGAACGCAGAAGTTGCGGCAGCTGCTGCAACGCTTCGAGCTTGATGCCGCACTGCTCACCGGGCCGGCGAATCTGCGCTATTACAGCGGCTTCACCGGAACCGACGGCGCTTTGCTGGTCAACGGGAAAACGTCGGTCTTTCTGACCGATTCCCGATATACGAGCCAGGCCCGGCAGCAGGTGACGGCTGATCGCATGGTTGAATATCAGAGCAAAACCGGGGGGATCGCCGATCTTCTTGGCGAATTGCTCATAACTTCTTTAGGGTTTGACGCTGACAATCTCAGCTGCGCCCTGTTCGAGGAACTGCGGAGCAAGTGTCCAGGTGAATGCAACTGGCAATCCTTGCCCAGGGAATTCAAGGCGCTGCGCGGCATCAAGGACCAGACGGAAATCGCGCTGATGAAGCAGGCGGCCCGTGTTGCCGCCGAGGCTTTCGAGGAAATCCGCCCGCTGGTCCGTCCCGGTGCCATGGAACAGGAACTGGCCCTTGCCCTCGAATTCGCCATGCGGCGTCGGGGCGCACAGGATCGCTCCTTTCCTTTTATTGTCGCCTCCGGGGAGCGTGGGGCTCTGCCGCATGGCGTGGCGTCCGAACGCCGCCTGCGGGACGGAGAGCTGGTAACCTTCGATTTTGGCGCCATCTGGCAGGGATACTGTTCCGATGAAACGGTGACGCTGGCTCTGGGAACAGCGGATGTCCGGTTGCGGGAAATCTACGATATCGTATTCGAGGCACAGCAGCGGGCGTTGGCCGCCATCCGGCCCGGTGTGTCGCTGGCCGAAATCGATGGTACGGCAAGGGCGTATATCGGCGAGCGGGGTTACGGAGCGTTTTTCGGCCATGGGCTTGGGCACGGAGTCGGCCTCGAGGTGCATGAGTATCCTGTCGTATCGCCGCGTTCGACCGATGTCGCTGCGGAGGGAATGGTGTTTACGGTCGAGCCGGGAGTATACGTTCCCGGACTGGGGGGCGTGCGACTGGAGGAAACGGTGCTTGTCACCACGTGTGGGTATGAGCTGCTGACCACCATCGGCAAGGATTACTCCGCCGTTATGGTGTAAGACGATCCAAACGTAGCGACAACTTATTTTTAAGTTCAAGTGCAAGGAGGCAAGTCCTTATGGATATCAAAGATCTGAGAAATCTGCTGAAGATGGTGACGAACACCGATATCACGGAATTTGAATGGGAGCAGGGGGAAGAACGCATCGTTATCAAGCGTGGCCAGGTTGCCGGCGGCATGCAGGCAGCGGCGCCTTCCATGGTCATGAGCGCTGCGGCCGTACCGGTCGCACCTGCCCCGGGCGCTGCCGTAGCCGTGACGCCTGCCCCGGCCGCTGAAGAGGAAGAGGGCTTTGAAACCATCGAGTCGCCCATCGTGGGCACCTTTTACCGGGCACCTTCGCCGGATTCCGATCCGTATGTGGAGGTCGGCAGCGTTATTGAAAAAGGGCAGACCCTGTGTATTGTCGAAGCCATGAAGCTCATGAACGAGATCGAATCCGAGTTCAAGTGCCGCATCGTGAAAATCCTCAAGGAAAATGCGCAACCCGTCGAATATGGGGAACCCCTGTTTCTGGTCGAGCCCCTTTAGTCACGGTCGACGCTGCGTTGTCCGCGAAGGGCAGCCAAAACTGCTGAATACGGCGCGAATGGCCGCCCGCACTTCAGGTCGATGGATATCCGACGTTGCGCCCCCAGGGCAATCCCCCGTCAGGGCGGGTTGCATCAGGAGTTTCTATTCCCATGTTTCATAAGATACTTATTGCCAATCGTGGCGAAATCGCCCTGCGCATCATCCGCGCCTGCAAGGAACTGGGCATCAAGACCGTCGCCGTGCACTCCGACGTGGACGGCGAGTCGCTGCATGTCAAGCTGGCCGATGAAAGCATCTGCATCGGTCCGGCGCCGAGCAGCGCCAGCTATCTGAACATCAAGGCGATCATCAGCGCCGCCGAGGTGACCGACGCCGAAGCCATTCACCCCGGCTACGGGTTTCTGGCGGAAAACAGTGAGTTCGCCGAGATCTGTGAAGAATGCGGCATCACCTTTATCGGGCCCACACCGGAAAACATGCGCCTGATGGGGGATAAAATCCGGGCCCGGCAAACCGTCACCAAGGCGGGGGTACCGATCCTGCCCGGAACCACTGAAGGCGTCGCCACCATCGAGCAGGCCCGCCAGGTTGCTGACGGGATCGGTTATCCCGTGATCATCAAGGCAACCGCTGGCGGCGGCGGACGCGGCATGAAGGTTGTGCATTCTCCCGCCTCGCTCGCCAATGCTTTTGCCGCCGCCCGTTCCGAAGCCCAGGCCGGTTTTGGCAATCCCGAGGTTTATATCGAGAAATACTGCGAAAATCCCCGGCATGTGGAAGTGCAGATCCTGGCCGATAAGCATGGCAATGTCATTCATCTGGGCGAGCGCGATTGTTCCATCCAGCGCCGGCATCAGAAACTTCTGGAAGAGGCCCCCTGTCCGGTCCTGACCGAGGAGCAGCGCCGGCGCATGGGTGAATGCGCTGTGGCCGCCGCCCGGTCGGTCAACTATTCCAGCGTCGGCACCATGGAGTTTCTGCTCGACGGCAAGGGGGATTTTTACTTCATGGAAATGAATACCCGCGTGCAGGTCGAGCACCCCGTCACCGAAATGGTGACCGGCGTGGATATCATCAAGGAACAGATCCGCAGCGCCGCCGGTCTGCCTCTGGCCTACAAACAATCCGATATCCATATCAAGGGTCATGCCATCGAGTGTCGTATCAATGCCGAGCACCCCTTTAAATTCACCCCCTCGCCGGGCAGGATCGAAGGATATCACACCCCGGGCGGACTCGGCGTGCGGGTCGACAGCGCTGTTTACGATCAGTACAAGGTCCTGCCCCATTACGATTCGCTGGTGGCCAAGCTGATCGTGCATGCCGATACCCGCGAGGAAGCCATCCGCCGCATGGCCCGGGCTCTTGACGAATACATCATCGGTGGCATCCGCACCACCATTCAGCTGCACAAGCGCATCATGCAGAACAAGGAATTCAAGGAAGGGGCCGTCAATACGGGGTTCATGGATCGGTTGGTGTTCTGACGCACCGTGGTTTGACGATCATCGGTACCACCAGGATGGACTGGCACGGGCCGGGCGCTTAGCCCGGCCTGCGTTTTTCGGCGCGCTACCGCACCATGGAGGTATGTCATGAGGTGTGTCTGGCTCACATTGATTCTGGTGCCGCTGACCTTCTGCTGTGCCGCGGCCCAATCCCCCGATATGGGGCCTTGGCCAGAGGGGGGCGCATCGGTACTGACGTTGCGCGATGTTTTGCGCCTGGCCCTGGAACGCAACCTCGACCTCAAGGCGCAGCAGTACGAGACCAGGGCCAGCGATGCCGAAATCAGCAAGGCCTACGGTCTGTATGATCCGGTTCTCGGTCTTGAATATGCCGAGGGCGAGAGCCGGCAGCGCCTTAACCTCCAGTTTTACAGCGCCCAATCCAGCGAAAGATACCGGCGGTTCAATCTCGGCCTCCGGCAGAAAATCCCCACCGGCGGCGATCTGTATCTTGATTTTACCAATCAGCGGGCCGACCAGCAGCCTGCTCCCGGCCTGAATCCCTACTACGAGGGTGCCGTCACCCTGAGTCTCGTGCAGCCGCTGCTCAAGGGATTCGGCGGCACGGTTACCGAGCAGAATATCCTGTTTGCTGTCAAGGGCCGCGATATGGCTATCGAGGATTTGCGTGAGAGCGCCTTTCGCGTGGTTGCCGATACGCGCGATGCTTTTTTCGAGGCACTGCGGCTGCGCGACAATGTGGGTTACCGGCAGGCCTCCGTGGCTCTGGCCGACAGTCTGCTGCGGGAAAACCGGGCCAGGGTTAAAGCCGGGGTGTTGCCCCGGGTCGACGAACTGGAGGCCGAATTCGGCCTCAAGCAGCGACAGCGGGATCTGCTTGACGCCGATCGGGAATATCTGGACGGATTGGACGCGCTGGCGTTGCTGCTCGACATCCAGGACGAAATCGCCCTGCCCGATGTGCCGCCAGGGATCCCGGATGCCGTTGCGGATGTGCAGCAGGGGGTCGCTCAGGCTCTGGCCAAACGTCCGGATGTGCAGCGGCGGATGCGCGATATCGAACGGCTGGAGCTGCAAAGCCGCATCGCTGGCAACGCGGTGCTGCCCGCGCTCGATCTGGCGGCCGCCTATGGGCACCGGGGGCTCGGGCAGGATTACAGCGACAATCTCCGGGATATCGGCTCGGACGATTTTCGCAACTGGGAAATAGGCTTGACCCTTTCCTATCCCCTTGGCAACCGCGAAGCCCGTCACGAATACCGGCGCAGTGAGTTTGAACGCAAGGGCCGCCAGGCGCAGCTCACACAGCTGAAAAACCGTGTCCGCACCGAGGTCCGGGCCGCCATCCGCCTGCTGGAGGTGAGCCGCAAGAAAATCGATGTCACAAGCAGCCAGCTGGCATTCGCCGAGGAAAAGCTGCGTACCCTGCTCAAGCGCAGGGAGGTGGGGCTGGCGACCACGCGCCAGGTTCTGGAAGGGGAGGAGGACCATGCCCTGGCCCAGACCGAGCAGGCGGCCGCCATGACCGATCTGCACAAGGCCGTAACAGGTTATTACAAGGTTACCGGCCAACTGCTTGAACGGGAGGGCGTGCGTTTCGTCGACACCTTCCACAATGAAGCGGCCTCGCTGCTCGATAGCGGCCGGCCATGAGTCTGCGCGTCGGGCACATTGCCTATGCCAACTGCGTCCCCTTTTTCCACCATCTGGAGGCTGCCGGCTTTCAGGGGGTCATTCGCCCCGGGGTGCCGGCGCAACTCAATGCCCTGCTGGCCGATGGCCGCATCGATCTGAGCCCCTCGTCCTCCTTCGAGTACGGAAGGCACTGGCGCCGCTACGGCCTTTTGCCGGATCTCTCCATCAGCGCCTGCGGGCCGGTGCGCAGTGTGCTGCTTTTTTCTTCCAGCCCTTTTGACAAACTCGCCGGAGTTCCCGTTGCCCTGACCGGCGAATCGGCCACCTCCATCAATCTTCTGAGACTGCTCTGCCTGGAATTTTACGGGTTTCCATTGCGTGAGATGACCGACTGCCGACAGCCGGTGGAGGAAATTATTGCCGCCGGAGGCTCGGGACTTCTCATCGGGGATCGGGCTCTCAAGGCCGCCATGCGGTCCGGCGCTGCTTATGTCCACGACCTCGGTGAACTCTGGTGGCGTCACACCGGTCTGCCTTTCGTGTTCGCCCTGTGGATCGTACATCGCGATGCCATGCGGCGCAAAGCTTTGGAATTAAGGCAGTTCCAGCGGCAGTTACATGTTTCCCTGGACCGCGCCCTGTCCGACCTTCATCATCTCTCACGCCAAAGCGCAGAGTCCTCCTGGCTCGGCATCGCGCAACTTGCAAACTACTGGCAAGCCATGTCCTACGAATTTACCGACTGGCACCGGCAGGGCCTTGAACGCTATTTTCATCTGGCCGTCAAACATCGCCTGCTGCCGGAAATGCCGCAATTTAACTTCGTTGCGTCCGTTTTATAGAGAGCGCCTTTTGAGTTGACGCTGACAGGTGAATCCACTAGTATGGCTGCGTTTTCCATGCCCGGGTGGCGGAACTGGCAGACGCAAGGGACTTAAAATCCCTCGGGAGTAATCCTGTACGAGTTCGATTCTCGTCCCGGGTACCATAATAAAAGCAAGGGGTTAGCCAATGATTGGCTAACCCCTTGCTTGTCTTTAAATTGTTAAATTTAAGTTTTGTGCCTATTCTGTGCCATTCAGCTACAACTCTTTACAACAAATCACAGCAAGTTTGTTTACTCGAGCACTAAAAACTTACCGCGGTGATTGAGAAAATCCCCCCTGCTAAGAGTCAGATTGGAGTGGCTTCAAGTGAGATCTAACTGCCGCCGCAGTCTTCGCGAGACAAGCTTTGGACATTTCTGGGGCCTTTTTTGCTTTATGTTCGTCACTGATATGGGAATATCTGAGAGCCATTACAAGTGTCTTCTGCCCAAGGAGTGCCGCAACTTCGGCAAGGGTACATCCGCTTTCGGTGAAGTAAGACCCCGCGGAATGGCGGTTGTCATGAAATCTATAATTCTCAATCCCTGCTCTTTTTAACGCATTTTTCCAAGCATTTTCGAAGTCCATAGGCTTTGAGGGATTTTTTGATCCCGGGAATAACAATCCTGTGGATAGGTTTCTATGCTCATACAACCATTCCAAGTAGGGGAACAGTTCATCAGACACGGTCAAGGTAATCATGTTATCCCTTTTCATCCGCGAGCGAGGGATTTGAACTGTTCGTTCGCTGAGGTTGACTTCGCTTTCATGGAGCCCCACTAGAGAATTCCTTCGCAACCCTAATCCAATGGCGAGCATGAACAGGGGGAGTAGACGCTTATTGCGGCTTTTTCCACAGGCCTCCGCTAACAACGGCAATTCAACTTTTCTGTCCAGAAATCTGCCTGGTGTATCTGGTTCTGCGAGTTGTGCTATCTGTTTAACAATATTAAATGGTAGCCAGCCTAGGCGTTGTACCCCGAATTGAAATGCCATTCGCAGTGAGGACATATATCTGTTCGCTGTTGAGGGAGATCGTAGTTTCCCACGATATGTTGTTTCGTTAAGCAACTCTTCCCTTGCAAGACATATATTGACGGCTTCCACCTCAAAGAGTTTGAGTGTTCCTAAGTGAGTCTGCCACCAGTTCAAATGTTCTTTAAGCTTTTTATAGCCTTTAGGTTTCTCTCTTTCCATAGACTTGAGGTAGTGCTTGAATAAGTCAGCTACGGAACGTTTTTGCGCTTCATTGTTCGGGAAACGTCCAAGATCGAACTGGTCCTCCTGTTTTTGGGCCCATTTTTTAGCGTCGGTTTTCCTTTTAAAGGTCCTGGTTATCTCCTTGTTTTTAATTCTGACACGGGCCGTAAAGGTGTTTCCCTTTTTACCGTTGTTCATGCGAATTTGAGCCATTTTTCCTCCGTTAAGAAGAAAGACTCGGCAAGATGTTTGTCGAGTCTTTCTTCTTAGATATTTGTATTTTTTGTGCTGTCGTTATAGTCGTAAGTCAGAACATAAGTTTAGACCATGATTCTGGTAGAAAACCTTACGCAACTTTACGAAGATGGATAGCAGGTGTGACTTGCACTCCCCTGATAGAATAGTGCCTCATGATCACAGTTTTTCCGGAGTGGATGGTTCTTGTTGTTTTCTCACCCATTCAAAAAACCGATCCTCATCGATTAATACCGTTCTTCCAACCCTTGAAACACAATTCGAAAAGCCATTCTCCTTCTCATTGAAAATTAAATGACGAAGTCCACCGATCGGAGGCCAAGGATGATAATCATTCCACTTTGTAACAGGTATGAGTCTAGTGTTTGTGCCGACCGAGTTATTTGACAAGTTCATAAAATATCTCCTTGTTGCCTTAGTGATTAAGTTATGTGCGAATACCGTTTATGCACATCGAAAACTCTGTTTATATAATGGTGCCAAAAAACAAAATTAAATCAATAAAAACCTAGTATATGAATGATAGAAATAAGTATCTTGTGGAACTTACGAAAACTATATGTTCGTATGATTGTTAATATGAACAACGTGAATAGCAATACCGGTGCCAACATTCGTAGATATTGTTTGTGTTTCAGTTGTGGTCTTGTAAGTCCCTGCGAAATAAAGATTATTTATTTTCCGGTCTTTTTGGGTTTTTCATGAATGGTGGGGGCAAGGCGGGAGTTTGGCCTACGGTGGAGAATATTTTGAAAGGAAGTTGAAATATTATCTCGATTCATACAAAAAAATTTTCGTTTTAGAAAAAATATTTTTCTAATTTAAAAAAACAGTGTAAATGCAGGACCTTACAAGTTCAGCATCATCAAATATTTTTGATGGTTTAAATTGGAGTTTAAATCATGAGGTGTTTGATGGAAAATCATGTCTCGACTTCACAATAGCGGACATTGACCATTACCTAAGCGGTCTTTTTGAAAAATTGCCCCTCTTCAGTCGTCTGGGCTTTGTAGCCATTGGACGAATGGTTCCCTCACATGGGTTCTTGCTCGCAAAACCATGGCCGATGCATCCCGCGCCGTCGGTTCGATCCCTTTCAAAAAAAGCAGTTATATATCAATCCGCAGCGAGACCCTTCAGGCACACGGGATTTTTCCTTCACTGCAAATTGGGAGCGGTGCTCGGTTATGATCCCGAATATCGATGAGGGTCCGTAGAGAAGATGGCCAAAGGTTTTTTAAGAATGACGCGCTCCCGCTGAAGGCGTTCATTCAACAACTTTGACACTGCTTCGGGCGACGGTGGATTAGTTCGGCCAGTAAAGGCAGCATCTTGTTGGACCTGTTGCTTCTAAATTTAGCCCTTCAAAGCCCTGTAGGTAATCCTTGGGTTTCATTCAGCCTGACGAAGGCCGAGACCATCTTCAATAACCTGACGAACAGCCTCGAGTATAATGTCTGGTTCGTATTTTAGATGATTGCTCAGAAATATACCTCACGTTCTCGTTAGGATATGCGGGGTGTCCATAAAAGCGAAGATAACTCAATGATCCAAAAATCATATGTCCCCCCCCCTCGGAATGACGATCATTGCTCCCTGCAAGAAAGCGCAAATTGCTCAAGGCGTTCTGTAAACAAAAGTCCACATTCATCCCGATTTGCTAAAGGGTATGAATTCAACCATCCGACTATTGCGATGCGGCCCAATATCGATAATCACTGCTTTCACCCAGGCAACCAACGGGATACAGTTGATTACATAAACGAACAACTTAAACCGTTCGATTTTGTTCGGTAGAGTCTTGATCTGCATTGTCTTTCTCCCGTTTGGATTTGATAGTTTTCGCAAAAAGCATCGTATCTATCCAGGAAAGGCACTGCTTTAATTTTCACCACCACCCACCCACAGATTCTGCGTTGGAAGCGCAAGCTATAAGGTGTTTACAGTTTACTTTTTGTTTTTTCGACGCTTTTTTCGCTTCCTTTGGCTCTTGTTTCGTTTTGCAGGTTTTCCTTGAGACAGCGATTTTGAATCTTTAACCTGTGGAGGTATTGGCCTATGTTTTTCTGTGCCTGTAGTCTGTCGGTTGTGCCCTTGCACATCATTGGATTGCTCTTCTTGTAGTTGCTGCAGGACCTGCTGCAAGAAAATTAGCAATTGGTGCGGCAGCGGTTGTTGGCGCACTTGAGAAAGGTCTTTGGCCTGATTGGCTGAAAATTGTCTGGCGGCCTCTATTAGACACCGAACCAAGCCTTGTTCGATCGGCCTGATGTCCTTCCTTAAAGCAAGTGGCCTCCGCTTACGGTTTAGCTCTTCCTGTAGTCTTTGTACTTCCGCCCGTGCCGCGTTCACTTCATCCTTTAACGTTGCGATCTCCAGAAGGTGAGATAATCGGTCCCGCTCCTTAAGGAAGTGGTTGATTCTTTTTGTGTCCCCCGCCAAGTAGTTTTTAATTGCCGCTGCTGTAACGCTTAATCCCTGCTTTTGTATCGATTCTATTGCCTCTAAATACTTCTCATCGCTAAGACTTGGACAACAGTTCATTTTGTCACCTCCACTATTTTTATTGTAAAACTCATATATCCTACTTTTCAGAAGGTAAGAATAAATAGTTTAGGCCGTACAGAATAATATTTAAATTATAGATGAGTGCTTTGTGCTTAAGGCCAAATCGAAGTCTCTAGGCCTAGAAATTGTCATATGGTCAGTCCGAAAACAAAGCAAGTAGTCCGGTTGCTGTGGAAAAGATTTTGTGAATAGTTCATGTATATTCCATCTCGTTAGTCCTGACGCACCTATTTGTTGAGTAGTAGGTTGTTATACTAGTCAAGCAAGTGGATAATAAAAAAACACCGAAACCTATCGTGATAACAATATTATTCAAAACATATATAAACTACGTCTCAGTTGTCGTTGACATTGGTGAATTTATGGCTGGAAGATTGAGGTCTGGACAAGTATTTTGGATTGACTTGTTGTTTAGGTGATTCTGTAACCATCCCCTAAGGTAGGGCCATCAATTTATAGAGTTTTCCCGCATACTCAACGATTTAAGGGAGGGCTTATAGGTGCGGAAATCTTGATTTAGACAAATGCAGATCCTTGAAATGCTCAAAGAGATCAAAGTCGGGCGTATTGTCAAAGGTATTTGCCGCGAACATGGCATCTCGGATGCTACCTACTACAACTGGAAATTAAAATATGGCGACATGGAGGCCTCCAACATCAGGCGCCTCAAAGGTCCTGGGGAGGAGAATCACAAACTAAGGCAGATGTTTGTCGCTCTCAGCCTCGAAACCAGTACGTTCAATTATGTCATCGGAAAAAAACTTTAACGCCGATAGAAAAACGCTTCCTGATCATTTACCTTCGTTAGGAACGCGCTTTAAGCTAACGAGCAGCTTGTCGGGCGCTTTCCTTGAGTCGATCTGTTTATGTTTATCGACCGGCCCCAAAAAGGACCAGCCTGTGATTTACCTGCTACAGGAACTTGCCGAAAAATATCCTCGCTATATCTTCAATAAACTCTTTGAACTCACCCGTTGGCGTGGCAATAGCTGGAACCACAAGCGTGTCTACAGTGTTTATTGCCATTTGGAACTGAATTTTTCCGCATGGGCATAAAGAGGTTGACGAACCGCAACCCGGAACCCTTGCCGGTACTAGCCTCGGTTATCCAGTGCTGGTACATCGACTTTATGAGCGATGTTCTTTGGTGTGGCCAGCGATTCAGAACATTCAACGTGCTGGATGACTTCAATCGCGAGGCACCTACTATTGATATAGATTTAAATTATCCTGCCCAACGCGTTATCCGCACGCTGGACCGGATAGCTGTCTGGCGAGGTTGTCCGGCAAAGTTGCGTCGGAGTTTATTTAGCTGAAACTTGCCATCTAGGCCGAAGATTACGATGTCGAACTAGGGTTCTTTATGCCCGGCCAGTGACTCAAGATTCATTTATCAAACCGATTATCGGACCTGTCGTAACGATGCCCCCGATTCATATGTCTTTCATCGACCATAAGGGGGGCGAGAAGGAGCCGACAACTGGATCATAGAATATAACGAAATCAGACCTCACGATTCGTTGGGAAAATTGGCGCCAAAAAAATGTCTAGAAGCAAAATAACCGCCGGAGCTCTCTATTTATCGGTGGCCTTAAAAGAGAGAGCTTTGCAGCCTGACATACTCCACGTTTCATAGGGAGGAGTTTGTTTCTTTAGGGCGTGAGGGAAATCTTTTATGCGCGAGGTGGCTTTACTGATAGAGGGGGGAGCTAAAAAGGAAGTTTTTAGACCGAAGGAACAGGTCTAAAAGGGTAGACATTAGACGTCTAAGTAGCAGTTTTTAGTTACTTCGGTAAAAAGGCTTCTGAGACACGACGTTACTTCTTTTTGTTAACAAGGCAGTTTTTAGACTCGACGAGGGGTATCTTGGGTGATTTTTTCGGTATGGAAAATTAGACACCAAATTATTCCCAGTTTTTGTTTAAGCCTTTTTTGAAAAATTGAGCGGTGTTGTCAAGGTAGTTGTTGGTGTGCCAAGAAGGTGAAGCCGCAGGATTTGGCTTAGCCATGCTGCACCAGTGATGAGGGATAGGCCCCTCGGTGTCGTCTATCAGGAGGAGACACCAAACCACCCTGAGCTGCGGCCTAAAGAGCGACCGTGGTGAGCGTCATGGGAAA
This portion of the Syntrophotalea acetylenica genome encodes:
- a CDS encoding tetratricopeptide repeat protein, which encodes MTKEQATQLLGTIAGYLEILRKDPHSTTFVPLSDAYRNLGMLDEALAIARQGIEALPFFSPGYVVLGRAQMQCGALESAACSFERALQIDPGSVTALKNMAKLCVFRGQRARALELYERAAELAPEDPVLANLKASLQPAAEMACHATCETDAAEPEQQEPVFATATVAELCLRQGHLEKAHAIYQNLHQANPADEAIRERLAHVASLLGAEALDTAAESTSHSAGTESSASDDDAPHAVVATLQKWLLAIKARREHVQKHSAGHC
- a CDS encoding roadblock/LC7 domain-containing protein — translated: MFRSILRDIVEQAGGAIGSALMGYDGIAIDQYEKPCEGIDLQLVAVEYANVLKEVRKTVEILETGEMEEVVIRTGRFTVLIRALNDDYFVTLTLKRDGNFGKARYLLARESARLREALA
- a CDS encoding M24 family metallopeptidase, producing MQSDFVVKNRTQKLRQLLQRFELDAALLTGPANLRYYSGFTGTDGALLVNGKTSVFLTDSRYTSQARQQVTADRMVEYQSKTGGIADLLGELLITSLGFDADNLSCALFEELRSKCPGECNWQSLPREFKALRGIKDQTEIALMKQAARVAAEAFEEIRPLVRPGAMEQELALALEFAMRRRGAQDRSFPFIVASGERGALPHGVASERRLRDGELVTFDFGAIWQGYCSDETVTLALGTADVRLREIYDIVFEAQQRALAAIRPGVSLAEIDGTARAYIGERGYGAFFGHGLGHGVGLEVHEYPVVSPRSTDVAAEGMVFTVEPGVYVPGLGGVRLEETVLVTTCGYELLTTIGKDYSAVMV
- the accB gene encoding acetyl-CoA carboxylase biotin carboxyl carrier protein, with the protein product MDIKDLRNLLKMVTNTDITEFEWEQGEERIVIKRGQVAGGMQAAAPSMVMSAAAVPVAPAPGAAVAVTPAPAAEEEEGFETIESPIVGTFYRAPSPDSDPYVEVGSVIEKGQTLCIVEAMKLMNEIESEFKCRIVKILKENAQPVEYGEPLFLVEPL
- the accC gene encoding acetyl-CoA carboxylase biotin carboxylase subunit encodes the protein MFHKILIANRGEIALRIIRACKELGIKTVAVHSDVDGESLHVKLADESICIGPAPSSASYLNIKAIISAAEVTDAEAIHPGYGFLAENSEFAEICEECGITFIGPTPENMRLMGDKIRARQTVTKAGVPILPGTTEGVATIEQARQVADGIGYPVIIKATAGGGGRGMKVVHSPASLANAFAAARSEAQAGFGNPEVYIEKYCENPRHVEVQILADKHGNVIHLGERDCSIQRRHQKLLEEAPCPVLTEEQRRRMGECAVAAARSVNYSSVGTMEFLLDGKGDFYFMEMNTRVQVEHPVTEMVTGVDIIKEQIRSAAGLPLAYKQSDIHIKGHAIECRINAEHPFKFTPSPGRIEGYHTPGGLGVRVDSAVYDQYKVLPHYDSLVAKLIVHADTREEAIRRMARALDEYIIGGIRTTIQLHKRIMQNKEFKEGAVNTGFMDRLVF
- a CDS encoding TolC family protein; the protein is MRCVWLTLILVPLTFCCAAAQSPDMGPWPEGGASVLTLRDVLRLALERNLDLKAQQYETRASDAEISKAYGLYDPVLGLEYAEGESRQRLNLQFYSAQSSERYRRFNLGLRQKIPTGGDLYLDFTNQRADQQPAPGLNPYYEGAVTLSLVQPLLKGFGGTVTEQNILFAVKGRDMAIEDLRESAFRVVADTRDAFFEALRLRDNVGYRQASVALADSLLRENRARVKAGVLPRVDELEAEFGLKQRQRDLLDADREYLDGLDALALLLDIQDEIALPDVPPGIPDAVADVQQGVAQALAKRPDVQRRMRDIERLELQSRIAGNAVLPALDLAAAYGHRGLGQDYSDNLRDIGSDDFRNWEIGLTLSYPLGNREARHEYRRSEFERKGRQAQLTQLKNRVRTEVRAAIRLLEVSRKKIDVTSSQLAFAEEKLRTLLKRREVGLATTRQVLEGEEDHALAQTEQAAAMTDLHKAVTGYYKVTGQLLEREGVRFVDTFHNEAASLLDSGRP
- a CDS encoding menaquinone biosynthesis protein, whose protein sequence is MSLRVGHIAYANCVPFFHHLEAAGFQGVIRPGVPAQLNALLADGRIDLSPSSSFEYGRHWRRYGLLPDLSISACGPVRSVLLFSSSPFDKLAGVPVALTGESATSINLLRLLCLEFYGFPLREMTDCRQPVEEIIAAGGSGLLIGDRALKAAMRSGAAYVHDLGELWWRHTGLPFVFALWIVHRDAMRRKALELRQFQRQLHVSLDRALSDLHHLSRQSAESSWLGIAQLANYWQAMSYEFTDWHRQGLERYFHLAVKHRLLPEMPQFNFVASVL